In Besnoitia besnoiti strain Bb-Ger1 chromosome IX, whole genome shotgun sequence, a single genomic region encodes these proteins:
- a CDS encoding hypothetical protein (encoded by transcript BESB_015210) produces MPQLVFPPSEPSECSPSRLSGEEARSDSGAEDLAGSEREEATDEEVKAHSPSSSPCVLSRASSTEFVPSCDPSASSPSSYLSLPASSLVSSSSFSSSISEEPSPPEAPSGSDSRERLSDEGAAPEPVAPGDGEAPGERVTSLSQISSSSFFRPSSFSRRTQSASLSQGSQAACLPLFFRGESLPVPASPLSAASSSLSSAASVRLHSSSLASCAAGESAPFAVDAAREGTEEDEGESDSATAAAPANQASLSPLSAASFCDAPALPQDKLSVDAAPPLSPIKSFFSSTSFPATSPFATAARFALTGLTASYPPPPFTRSGAPDGSRGGRDDALSSASARAAVESHEAPEAPEKETLISSSRGDSSLSPGLPASTWSPLPQASVHVPPSLLLPFAQSEETRARTPERGLRAAFIPGRFAKLLQRLGGAREAADSEAASLIHAPRRPEPRSRASGESSASSAAGDATASFVSSRVSSFSSAVAFPPPAEAASLSASFASFAPTEALPSFARADLHAEERQSLFKMPEQARGRECGGVDAQLSRDFQSALAQRPHPYPARRAEDYRFFPPPQDGRAQMLMLMELSRLRGEMMQLQLAASKPPNIIIQNKTEVAATTETNVQQGGRGDPPRNRFVEWLSRFFSSRMNQFFLLCGLGLGCYMLLEHWRHTWRMAQLRRRVDSNIVLRGVQMLEETIGVRRPSTFF; encoded by the exons ATGCCTCAGCTGGTGTTTCCGCCGTCGGAGCCGAGCGAGTGTTCGCCCAGTCGCTTGTcaggcgaagaggcacgtagcgacagcggcgcagaagacctGGCGGGCtcggagcgcgaagaagcgacagaCGAGGAAGTGAAGGCGcattcgccttcctcttcgccgtgcgtcctctcgcgggcgtcgtcgACCGAGTTCGTCCCCTCCTGCGAcccgtctgcgtcgtctccgtcctcgtACTTGTCGCTTCCCGCGTCTTcactcgtctcctcttcgtctttctcttccAGCATCTCCGAGGAGCCGAGTCCACCGGAGGCCCCTTCGGGTTCTGactcgcgcgagcggctctctgacgaaggcgccgcccccgagCCGGTCGCcccgggcgacggcgaggcaccGGGTGAGAGAGTCACTTCGCTCTCGCAgatctcttcttcttcgttctttcggccttcctcgttctcccggcggacgcagagcgcctctctctcccaaGGGTCGCAGGCTGCGTGCCTGCCTCTCTTTTTCCGGGGCGAGTCGCTGCCCGtccccgcctcgcctctctccgcggcatCCTCCTCTTtgtcctccgcggcttccgTCCGCCTGCattcttcgtctctcgcgtcctgcgcagCGGGTGAGTCCGCGCcgttcgccgtcgacgccgcccgcgaagggacggaggaagacgagggggAAAGCGACTCTGCGACAGCGGCCGCTCCTGCGAACCAggcttcgctgtcgccgctctctgctgcgtccttttgcgacgcgccggccttGCCTCAAGACAAGCTGAGCgtggacgccgcgccgccgctctcgcccaTCAAgtctttcttttcctctACGTCTTTCCCGGCGACCTCGCCCTTCGCCACGGCTGCGCGGTTCGCTCTGACGGGCCTGACTGCCTCCTATCCGCCCCCTCCTTTcacccgcagcggcgcgcctgacGGCTCccggggcggccgcgacgacgcactgtcaagcgcgagcgcccgcgcagccgtGGAGTCGCATGAGGCGCCTGAAGCACCTGAGAAAGAGACTCTgatctcctcttcgcggggcgactcgtcgctctctcctgggctgcctgcgtcgacttggtcgccgctgccgcaggcgtccGTGCACGTGCCTCCCTCGCTCCTCCTTCCCTTCGCTCAGTctgaagagacgcgcgcgagaactCCCGAACGcggtctgcgcgcggcgttcATCCCGGGGCGCTTCGCGAAGCTGCTTCagcgtctcggcggcgcgcgagaggcggctgACTCCGAAGCAGCTTCTTTGAtccacgcgccgcggcgacctgagccgcgttcgcgcgcgtccggtgagtcctctgcctcctctgccgccggagacgcgacggcgtcCTTCGTCTCTTCGCGTGTGTCGTCCTTTtcctccgctgtcgccttcccgccgcccgcggaggctgcttcgctttcggcgtccttcgcgtctttcgcgcccaccgaggcgctgccgtcgttcgcgcgcgccgatctccacgccgaggagagacagTCCCTCTTCAAGATGCCTGAgcaggcccgcggccgcgaatgCGGAGGAGTGGACGCGCAGCTCAGTCGCGACTTCCAGTCTGCTCTTGCCCAGCGCCCGCATCCGTacccggcgcgccgcgctgaagACTACCGTTTT tttCCTCCACCGCAGgacgggcgcgcgcagaTGTTGATGCTTATGGAGCTCtcccggctgcgcggcgagatGATGCAGCTGCAATTGGCGGCCTCGAAGCCTCCAAACATCATCATTCAAAACAAAACAGAAGTCGCGGCGACGACTGAGACGAACGTCCAGcaaggcggccgcggcgacccgcCGCGTAACCGGTTCGTCGAGTGGCTGAGCAG gtTTTTTAGCAGCCGCATGAATCAATTCTTCctgctctgcggcctcggcctGGGTTGCTACATGCTGCTCGAGCACTGGCGCCACACCTGGCGCatggcgcagctgcgg aggcgagtcGACAGCAACATCGTGCTTCGCGGTGTGCAGATGCTCGAGGAGACGATCGGCGTCCGTCGCCCGTCGACTTTCTTCTGA